The following coding sequences lie in one Arthrobacter sp. PGP41 genomic window:
- a CDS encoding alpha/beta hydrolase family protein: MATFQRTRPAPVHRPETGGMSLRAKWAIGGAIGGGGLAGLLGAGSSALAVYFARRVITPARQRTSDQEILAVIRDGQGQRAIFAATDDTTVDGVYGFFFDGGKGHARIGRIVSYSPADRTVLREVEAVYAGDLSAARRGWWSGAVYPDPAAAGIPYEDVSIDVERGQAPAWLVRAGGTARTWAVMVHGRGATRQEALRAVGPALELGLTSLLVSYRNDGLAPSADDGRYGLGSTEWRDIEAAIEYALANGAEEIVLFGWSMGGAICLQTSDLSRYRHLIRAMVLDAPVTDWVNVLAHHAQLNRIPSLVGRYGQLMLGHPLGRRLTGLSAPVDLKVMDWVSRAVELRTPTLILHSVDDEYVPYEPSALLAERNPEMVTFEPFHQARHTKEWNVDPDRWEGRVKSWLRQQLAPRLNPGALGSLASGSG, translated from the coding sequence ATGGCAACTTTCCAGCGAACCCGCCCCGCCCCCGTACACCGCCCCGAGACCGGTGGAATGTCGTTGCGGGCAAAATGGGCAATCGGCGGAGCGATCGGCGGAGGCGGCCTGGCCGGACTCCTGGGCGCGGGTTCGTCCGCGCTGGCGGTGTACTTCGCACGCCGGGTCATCACTCCCGCCCGGCAGCGGACGTCGGACCAGGAGATACTCGCCGTCATCAGGGACGGCCAGGGGCAGCGGGCCATCTTTGCCGCCACTGACGACACCACGGTCGACGGCGTCTACGGGTTCTTCTTCGACGGCGGCAAAGGGCACGCGCGGATCGGCCGCATCGTCTCCTACTCGCCCGCCGACAGGACCGTGCTGCGAGAGGTTGAAGCGGTATATGCCGGCGACCTCTCTGCGGCGCGCCGCGGCTGGTGGAGCGGGGCCGTCTATCCTGACCCTGCCGCCGCCGGAATTCCCTATGAGGATGTCAGCATCGATGTGGAGCGCGGGCAGGCGCCCGCCTGGCTGGTCCGCGCCGGCGGCACGGCCCGCACGTGGGCGGTGATGGTGCATGGACGCGGCGCCACCCGGCAGGAGGCGCTGCGCGCCGTCGGGCCCGCGCTGGAGCTTGGGCTCACCAGCCTCCTGGTTTCCTACCGGAATGACGGCCTGGCGCCGTCCGCCGACGACGGCCGTTACGGCCTGGGCTCCACGGAGTGGCGTGACATTGAAGCTGCCATCGAGTACGCGCTGGCCAACGGGGCCGAAGAAATCGTGCTGTTCGGCTGGTCCATGGGAGGCGCCATCTGCCTGCAGACATCGGACCTGTCCCGATACCGGCACCTGATCCGGGCCATGGTGCTCGACGCGCCGGTTACTGACTGGGTCAATGTGCTGGCCCACCATGCACAGCTGAACAGGATCCCCTCCCTGGTGGGGCGGTATGGCCAGCTGATGCTGGGGCATCCACTGGGCAGGCGGCTCACCGGACTGTCCGCGCCCGTGGACCTGAAGGTGATGGACTGGGTGTCCCGGGCCGTCGAGCTGCGGACTCCCACCCTGATCCTGCACAGCGTCGATGACGAATATGTACCCTACGAGCCTTCGGCCCTGCTTGCGGAGCGGAACCCGGAGATGGTGACCTTCGAGCCCTTCCACCAGGCCCGGCACACCAAGGAGTGGAATGTCGATCCCGACCGGTGGGAAGGCCGGGTCAAGTCGTGGCTTCGGCAGCAGCTGGCTCCCAGGCTCAACCCTGGCGCCCTGGGCTCACTGGCTTCCGGGAGCGGGTGA
- the ybaK gene encoding Cys-tRNA(Pro) deacylase, which yields MARKSAAQGTPATAALAAAGVPFVLHPYTHDPATASYGAEAAQVLGIHPSRVFKTLMVEVEGRLAVGIVPVSGTLDLKAFAAVLGTKKAAMADHAAAQRRTGYVLGGISPLGQRLPSPTVLDTSALALDTLLVSGGRRGLDIELAPADLVRLTDAVTASISSPAPGSQ from the coding sequence ATGGCACGCAAGAGCGCAGCACAGGGAACCCCGGCAACAGCGGCTCTGGCCGCGGCCGGGGTTCCCTTTGTGCTCCACCCGTATACCCACGATCCCGCAACCGCAAGCTACGGGGCGGAAGCGGCCCAAGTCCTCGGCATCCATCCGTCGAGGGTCTTCAAGACCCTCATGGTGGAGGTGGAGGGGCGGCTGGCCGTGGGAATCGTGCCGGTCAGCGGAACCCTTGACCTGAAGGCGTTCGCTGCGGTGCTGGGAACAAAGAAGGCGGCAATGGCAGATCACGCCGCGGCCCAGCGGCGCACCGGCTATGTGCTCGGCGGCATTTCACCGCTGGGCCAGCGGCTGCCCTCCCCCACCGTGCTGGACACCAGCGCCCTGGCGCTCGACACCCTGCTGGTCTCCGGTGGCAGGCGCGGACTGGACATCGAACTGGCACCGGCCGACCTGGTCCGGCTCACGGACGCCGTCACGGCCTCCATCAGCTCACCCGCTCCCGGAAGCCAGTGA
- a CDS encoding SufE family protein — MTTQALPSALAAIVDDFQALTEPERLQLLLEFSQGLPELPDRLKDHPELLEQVVECQSPLFLTIETDREGGPGAAVRLFFKAPAEAPTTRGFAGVLHEGLDGLSAEEILSVPDDMPELLGLTRAITPLRMRGMTAMLGRIKRRVAAATAGRS; from the coding sequence ATGACTACTCAAGCTTTGCCTTCCGCCCTGGCGGCAATCGTGGATGACTTCCAGGCCCTGACTGAACCCGAGCGGCTCCAGCTGCTGCTGGAATTCTCCCAGGGCCTCCCGGAACTGCCGGACAGGCTCAAGGACCACCCCGAACTGCTGGAACAGGTGGTGGAATGCCAGTCGCCGCTCTTCCTGACCATCGAGACGGACAGGGAGGGCGGCCCCGGCGCCGCCGTGCGGCTGTTCTTCAAGGCCCCTGCGGAGGCTCCCACAACACGGGGCTTCGCCGGCGTGCTCCATGAAGGCCTGGACGGGCTGTCCGCCGAAGAGATCCTCTCTGTTCCGGACGACATGCCCGAACTCCTGGGGCTCACCAGGGCCATCACGCCCCTGCGCATGCGGGGCATGACCGCCATGCTGGGGAGGATCAAGCGCAGGGTGGCTGCGGCTACCGCCGGACGTTCCTGA
- a CDS encoding sulfurtransferase: MPYPVEQNEKFAAYAHPERLVSTEWLAAALESGAAANGELVVVESDEDVLLYETGHIPGAVKIDWHTDLNDEVTRDYVDGAAFAELAASKGISRDSTVVIYGDKSNWWAAYALWVFTLFGHQDVRLLDGGRDKWIAEGRELTTEKPAPARADYPVVERNDAPIRAFKEDVLAHFGKPLIDVRSPEEYTGQRTHMPAYPEEGALRGGHIPTAASIPWARAAAADGTYRSREELEALYLGEAGLKAGDDVVAYCRIGERSSHTWFALKYLLGFDSVRNYDGSWTEWGNAVRVPIAKGAERGSVPAAVGA, from the coding sequence ATGCCCTATCCCGTTGAACAGAATGAGAAGTTCGCCGCCTACGCCCACCCGGAGCGGCTGGTTTCCACGGAGTGGCTTGCGGCCGCCCTGGAAAGTGGCGCTGCCGCCAACGGAGAGCTGGTGGTGGTGGAATCCGACGAAGACGTGCTCCTGTACGAAACCGGCCACATCCCCGGCGCCGTAAAGATCGACTGGCACACCGACCTCAACGACGAAGTAACCCGCGACTACGTGGACGGGGCCGCCTTCGCGGAACTGGCGGCGTCGAAGGGGATTTCCCGTGACAGCACCGTGGTCATCTACGGGGACAAGTCCAACTGGTGGGCCGCCTACGCCCTGTGGGTCTTCACCCTTTTCGGCCACCAGGACGTGCGGCTGCTCGACGGCGGCCGGGACAAGTGGATTGCCGAAGGACGCGAACTCACCACGGAGAAGCCTGCTCCAGCCAGGGCCGACTACCCGGTTGTTGAGCGCAACGACGCTCCCATCCGCGCCTTCAAGGAAGACGTCCTTGCGCACTTCGGCAAGCCCCTGATCGATGTCCGCTCCCCCGAGGAATACACCGGCCAGCGCACCCACATGCCGGCCTACCCGGAAGAAGGCGCCCTGCGCGGCGGCCACATTCCCACTGCCGCGTCGATCCCGTGGGCACGCGCCGCCGCCGCGGACGGTACCTACCGCAGCCGGGAGGAACTTGAAGCCCTCTACCTTGGCGAAGCGGGCCTGAAGGCGGGCGACGACGTCGTGGCCTACTGCCGTATCGGCGAACGTTCCAGCCACACCTGGTTCGCCCTCAAGTACCTCCTGGGCTTCGATTCCGTCCGCAACTACGACGGCTCCTGGACCGAGTGGGGCAACGCCGTGCGCGTACCGATCGCCAAGGGCGCGGAACGCGGTTCGGTCCCTGCCGCAGTCGGCGCCTGA
- the zapE gene encoding cell division protein ZapE, whose product MVQIEQLAARTPAVSVDELLKGFYPSPRFGQVSFASYRPDPKQPSQSAAVRALEGFADGVGSNGGGGLFKKLFAKKDGSRAGIYLDGGFGVGKTHLLASLWHAAPGPKAFGTFVEYTNLVGALSFRKTVEALSSYKLVCIDEFELDDPGDTVLMSRLMRELADAGVKLAATSNTLPGSLGDGRFAAVDFQREIQVLADQFDVIRIDGEDFRHRGLPAAPAPLKNSELSSHMKAEFDGKTVAQDEFSTLIGHLAGVHPSRYRQLIDGIDGVVWRNVHTITEQAVALRFVVLADRLYDKDVPILASGVPFDQLFTEDMMTGGYMKKYFRAVSRLTALAREGQNHEPS is encoded by the coding sequence TTGGTACAGATCGAACAGCTTGCCGCCCGCACTCCGGCAGTTTCGGTGGATGAACTCCTCAAGGGTTTTTATCCGTCGCCGCGATTCGGCCAGGTTTCCTTTGCCAGTTACCGCCCCGATCCCAAGCAGCCCAGCCAGTCCGCCGCCGTCCGGGCACTGGAGGGCTTTGCCGACGGCGTCGGTTCCAATGGGGGCGGAGGGCTGTTCAAGAAACTGTTTGCGAAGAAGGACGGTTCCCGCGCGGGCATCTACCTGGACGGCGGGTTCGGCGTCGGCAAGACCCACCTGCTGGCCTCGTTGTGGCACGCTGCGCCCGGCCCGAAAGCCTTCGGCACGTTCGTGGAGTACACGAACCTGGTGGGCGCCCTGTCCTTTCGCAAGACAGTAGAGGCGCTCAGCAGCTACAAGCTTGTCTGCATCGATGAATTCGAGCTCGACGATCCGGGCGACACCGTCCTGATGTCCCGGCTGATGCGCGAGTTGGCCGACGCCGGGGTGAAACTGGCCGCCACCTCCAACACCTTGCCCGGCTCCCTGGGTGACGGCAGGTTCGCGGCAGTCGACTTCCAGCGCGAAATCCAGGTGCTTGCGGACCAGTTCGACGTCATCCGGATTGACGGGGAAGACTTCCGCCACCGGGGCCTGCCCGCGGCGCCGGCCCCGCTGAAGAACAGCGAACTGTCCTCCCACATGAAAGCGGAGTTCGACGGAAAGACGGTTGCCCAGGACGAGTTCAGCACCCTGATTGGGCATCTGGCCGGGGTGCACCCCAGCCGCTACCGCCAGCTGATTGACGGTATTGACGGGGTGGTGTGGCGCAACGTGCACACCATCACCGAGCAGGCCGTGGCGCTCCGGTTCGTGGTGCTTGCCGACAGGCTCTACGACAAGGACGTTCCGATCCTGGCCAGCGGAGTGCCGTTTGACCAGCTCTTCACCGAGGACATGATGACCGGCGGCTACATGAAGAAGTACTTCCGCGCTGTCTCCCGCCTCACCGCGCTGGCCCGCGAAGGGCAGAACCACGAGCCGTCCTAG
- a CDS encoding antitoxin translates to MGLIDDLKGKAQGLIRGNEQTIKNGINKAGDFVDTKTGGKYSGHVDKIQDGASKLIDKNGTPGQAPAAEQVPPVTPVNPVPPADRTP, encoded by the coding sequence GTGGGACTGATTGACGATCTAAAGGGCAAAGCTCAGGGTCTCATCCGCGGCAACGAGCAGACCATCAAGAACGGCATCAACAAGGCCGGTGATTTCGTCGACACCAAGACCGGAGGCAAGTACTCCGGCCATGTGGACAAAATCCAGGATGGCGCTTCCAAGCTCATTGACAAAAACGGAACCCCGGGCCAGGCACCTGCCGCTGAGCAGGTTCCGCCGGTCACTCCCGTCAACCCGGTTCCGCCGGCTGACAGGACTCCGTAA
- a CDS encoding cytochrome, translated as MTAPLLAHATEYGRMYARSTSEQFSVPSITTVISQQPHGLDGWFGYMGASSLANDPLLADCLGSPAKIRQAVSRAAKAAENYRDDAAKRGDRVHYYCEQVALRALGRPHAMQEAREALAANGEEAFAVRFDEWWELFRVEPIAPEITVWNNAVGYAGTLDLVARINGRVCLIDYKTKGTTRDGLVKPLDDKVVMQLVAGMKAEESLVDPVAGTWEPWKYGENPVLLAVAIGETEVRPVRANPDVLKHHWWKFCALRRVWELSADTISAGAALLPIAPPPLAQVQTA; from the coding sequence ATGACAGCTCCACTCCTCGCCCATGCAACCGAATACGGCCGGATGTACGCCCGCTCCACGTCGGAGCAGTTCTCGGTTCCGTCCATCACCACGGTCATCAGCCAGCAGCCGCACGGACTGGACGGCTGGTTCGGGTACATGGGGGCCAGCAGCCTCGCCAACGATCCCTTGCTGGCGGACTGCCTGGGGAGCCCGGCCAAAATCCGCCAGGCTGTCAGCCGGGCGGCGAAGGCTGCCGAAAACTACCGCGATGACGCCGCAAAGCGCGGGGACCGGGTGCATTACTACTGCGAGCAGGTGGCGCTTCGTGCGTTGGGGCGTCCCCACGCCATGCAGGAGGCCCGCGAAGCCTTGGCCGCCAACGGGGAAGAGGCCTTCGCTGTCCGGTTCGATGAATGGTGGGAACTGTTCCGGGTGGAACCCATCGCTCCGGAAATCACCGTCTGGAACAATGCCGTGGGGTATGCAGGAACCCTGGACCTGGTGGCCCGGATCAACGGCCGCGTCTGCCTGATCGATTACAAGACCAAGGGCACCACGCGGGACGGCCTGGTCAAGCCGCTCGATGACAAAGTGGTGATGCAGCTGGTGGCCGGCATGAAGGCCGAAGAAAGCCTGGTGGACCCCGTGGCAGGGACGTGGGAGCCCTGGAAGTACGGTGAAAACCCTGTCCTGCTGGCGGTGGCCATCGGCGAGACGGAGGTCCGTCCCGTCCGCGCCAACCCGGATGTCCTGAAGCATCACTGGTGGAAGTTCTGCGCCCTGCGGCGGGTCTGGGAGCTCTCTGCGGACACCATCAGCGCCGGCGCGGCGCTGCTCCCCATCGCCCCGCCACCGCTGGCGCAGGTGCAGACGGCCTAG
- the def gene encoding peptide deformylase: MAILNIRIIGDPVLRTVADPVTEFGPELAKLVADMTETMEDVDGAGLAAPQVGVSQRVFTYRIDGVEGHIINPVLENSEDYQPDHVEGCLSIPGLGFPVRRFRSTRVTGVDLHGNPVTVEGEGLLARCFQHENDHLDGILYTDRLEGEHRKTALRSIRNANYDSITERTTTKRARTVGSSFGGPAQGSPRGSSFGAGAAGGAG; encoded by the coding sequence ATGGCTATCCTGAATATCCGCATCATTGGCGATCCTGTGCTGCGCACAGTTGCCGATCCCGTGACGGAATTCGGGCCCGAGCTGGCCAAGCTGGTCGCGGACATGACCGAAACCATGGAGGACGTGGACGGTGCCGGCCTGGCCGCGCCGCAGGTGGGCGTAAGCCAGCGCGTTTTTACCTACCGCATCGACGGCGTCGAGGGCCACATCATCAATCCTGTGCTGGAAAACAGCGAGGACTACCAGCCCGACCATGTGGAAGGCTGCCTGTCCATCCCCGGCCTGGGCTTTCCGGTGCGGCGTTTCCGCTCCACGCGCGTCACCGGCGTCGACCTGCACGGCAACCCTGTCACGGTGGAGGGGGAAGGGCTGTTGGCCCGCTGCTTCCAGCACGAAAACGACCATCTTGACGGCATCCTCTACACTGACCGGCTCGAGGGTGAGCACCGGAAAACCGCCCTGCGGTCCATCCGCAACGCCAACTACGACTCCATCACCGAACGCACGACGACGAAGCGCGCCAGGACTGTCGGGTCCAGTTTCGGCGGCCCCGCCCAAGGCTCCCCGCGGGGCTCGAGCTTCGGCGCCGGGGCAGCCGGCGGCGCAGGGTGA
- the fmt gene encoding methionyl-tRNA formyltransferase — protein sequence MRVLFAGTPAVAVPSLDALVEAGFEVVAVLTRPDAPVGRKRVLTPSPVAARAAELGIEVIHAARVDAEATARIAGVNPDVAAIVAYGGLVPPAALAIPRHGWINLHFSLLPAWRGAAPVQRAVMAGDDVTGAVTFQLEEGLDTGPVFGTLTESVGPEDTAGELLERLSHSGAVLLARTLSAIEAGKAFPQPQAGEVTHAPKLTLEDGHLRWNHPALAIGRQARGVTPEPGAWTLLDGHRVKLEPVRLRPDVTGLAPGALSLEGKSVLVGTGSHAVELTRIQPAGKKMMAAADWARGMASLESVVFE from the coding sequence GTGAGGGTCCTGTTCGCGGGAACTCCCGCCGTCGCCGTCCCTTCGCTCGACGCGCTCGTGGAAGCCGGCTTCGAAGTGGTTGCCGTGCTGACCCGCCCTGATGCCCCCGTGGGCCGCAAGCGCGTGCTCACTCCGTCGCCCGTTGCGGCGCGCGCAGCTGAACTGGGAATCGAGGTCATTCATGCCGCCCGCGTTGATGCTGAGGCAACGGCCAGGATTGCCGGCGTAAACCCGGACGTAGCCGCCATTGTGGCCTACGGCGGACTGGTTCCGCCGGCCGCCCTCGCTATCCCGCGGCACGGCTGGATCAACCTGCACTTTTCCCTGCTGCCGGCCTGGCGCGGTGCGGCCCCGGTACAGCGTGCCGTCATGGCAGGGGACGACGTCACCGGAGCTGTGACCTTCCAGCTGGAAGAAGGACTGGATACGGGACCCGTGTTCGGCACCCTTACGGAATCGGTGGGGCCGGAGGACACGGCGGGAGAACTCCTTGAGCGGCTGTCCCACAGCGGCGCCGTGCTCCTGGCCCGGACATTGTCCGCCATCGAGGCAGGGAAGGCCTTCCCTCAACCCCAGGCGGGCGAGGTGACCCACGCGCCCAAGCTGACCCTGGAAGATGGCCACCTTCGGTGGAACCACCCGGCCCTGGCCATAGGGCGGCAGGCCCGGGGCGTAACCCCCGAACCCGGTGCGTGGACCCTCCTGGACGGGCACCGCGTCAAGCTGGAACCGGTCCGGCTGCGGCCCGATGTCACCGGCCTTGCCCCGGGGGCCCTGTCCCTCGAGGGCAAAAGCGTGCTGGTGGGCACAGGATCCCACGCCGTGGAACTGACCCGGATCCAGCCTGCGGGCAAGAAAATGATGGCCGCTGCCGACTGGGCACGCGGCATGGCTTCCCTTGAAAGTGTGGTGTTCGAATGA
- a CDS encoding RsmB/NOP family class I SAM-dependent RNA methyltransferase, giving the protein MSASGGNPGGGGNAGRGAAGGGRGKGGPRENSRRNAQGRERNRGPQRSFTENAPSQRTRRADPARLVAFEVLRAVAAEDAYANLVLPARIRHHGLDKRDAGFATELTYGALRGQGTYDAILARCVDRPLDQLDPAVLDALRIGTHQLLAMRVPAHAALDQTVGLARAVIGAGPSALINAVLRKVAAHTLAEWLDVLVAGETDETKIAALRYAHPEWIVRAMRQSLVAHGRPASEVNHLLEADNAAPVVNLVALPGLGNLDEALENGAIPGELVQGSALSSGGDLGRFSSIREGTTRVQDVGSQLVARAMAAVDIDVPAGAGDTKAEAWLDLCAGPGGKAALLGALAKQRGATLLANEPAPHRAKLVSQALSAVPPETWQVRTGDGRDVGSEAPESFDRVLVDVPCSGLGALRRRPESRWRRSPKDLADLGPLQRELLASALAAVRPGGVVAYVTCSPHPAETTAVVADALRKRDDLELLDAGAALDAVSLPGKLDAGHESTAQLWPHIHGTDAMFLALIHKKP; this is encoded by the coding sequence ATGAGCGCGTCCGGCGGCAATCCAGGCGGGGGCGGCAACGCCGGGCGCGGCGCCGCGGGCGGCGGCCGCGGCAAAGGGGGACCCAGGGAGAACAGCCGGCGAAACGCCCAGGGCCGTGAACGGAACCGCGGTCCGCAGCGCAGCTTCACGGAAAACGCGCCCTCCCAACGGACCCGCCGTGCCGATCCCGCCCGGCTGGTGGCCTTCGAAGTCCTGCGCGCCGTCGCTGCCGAGGACGCGTACGCCAACCTCGTGCTCCCGGCACGGATCCGCCACCACGGGCTGGACAAGCGGGACGCCGGCTTCGCCACCGAACTAACGTATGGTGCCCTGCGGGGCCAAGGCACCTACGACGCCATCCTGGCGCGCTGCGTGGACCGACCGCTTGACCAGCTGGACCCGGCGGTCCTGGACGCTCTCCGGATCGGAACCCACCAGCTGCTGGCCATGCGCGTCCCCGCACACGCCGCCCTCGACCAGACCGTCGGCCTGGCGCGTGCCGTGATCGGGGCGGGGCCTTCAGCGCTCATCAACGCTGTGCTCCGCAAGGTTGCTGCACACACGCTTGCGGAGTGGCTGGACGTGCTGGTGGCCGGAGAGACCGACGAAACGAAAATCGCTGCGCTCCGCTACGCCCACCCGGAATGGATCGTCCGCGCCATGCGCCAATCACTGGTGGCGCACGGCCGGCCGGCCAGCGAAGTGAACCACCTCCTGGAAGCGGACAACGCCGCCCCGGTGGTCAACCTGGTGGCCCTGCCTGGCCTGGGCAACCTGGACGAGGCGCTGGAGAACGGGGCCATTCCGGGCGAACTCGTCCAGGGGTCTGCCCTTTCCAGCGGCGGTGACCTGGGGCGGTTCTCCTCCATCCGTGAAGGAACCACCCGGGTCCAGGACGTCGGCTCCCAGCTGGTGGCCCGCGCCATGGCGGCCGTTGACATCGATGTGCCGGCAGGAGCGGGCGATACCAAGGCGGAGGCGTGGCTTGACCTCTGCGCCGGTCCGGGTGGAAAGGCAGCCCTGCTGGGCGCCCTGGCCAAGCAACGGGGCGCAACACTGCTGGCCAACGAACCCGCTCCCCACCGCGCCAAGCTCGTCAGCCAGGCGCTCTCGGCCGTGCCGCCGGAAACCTGGCAGGTCCGGACCGGAGACGGCCGCGACGTCGGATCCGAAGCGCCCGAATCATTTGACCGTGTCCTCGTGGACGTCCCCTGCAGCGGCCTCGGCGCATTGCGGCGCCGGCCGGAGTCCCGGTGGCGCCGATCACCCAAGGACCTTGCCGATCTCGGTCCACTGCAGCGCGAGCTGCTGGCCTCTGCCCTGGCAGCGGTTCGTCCAGGGGGAGTGGTGGCCTACGTGACCTGCTCGCCGCATCCGGCGGAAACAACGGCCGTCGTGGCTGATGCCCTCCGCAAACGCGATGACCTGGAACTCCTTGACGCCGGAGCGGCGCTGGACGCCGTCAGCCTCCCCGGAAAGCTGGACGCCGGGCACGAGTCCACAGCGCAGCTCTGGCCCCATATCCACGGCACAGACGCCATGTTCCTCGCGCTCATCCATAAGAAGCCCTGA
- the rpe gene encoding ribulose-phosphate 3-epimerase, whose product MTQCCINPSILSADFVNLEAELQRISSADAVHVDVMDNHFVPNLTIGLPVVQRIQEVSPIPLDAHLMIADADRWAPGFADAGLASVTFHAEASIAPVKLARELRSRGSKAGMAIRPATPVEPYLDMLSELDMLLIMTVEPGFGGQAFLDLTLPKIRRARAAIDGSGIGVAIQVDGGITEETIVRAAEAGANVFVAGSAVYGAEDPAAAIERLRREANRTLPAVTGE is encoded by the coding sequence GTGACGCAATGCTGCATCAACCCGAGCATCCTCTCGGCCGACTTCGTCAACCTGGAGGCCGAACTGCAGCGCATCAGCAGCGCTGACGCCGTGCACGTGGACGTCATGGACAACCACTTCGTCCCCAACCTGACCATCGGACTGCCCGTGGTGCAGCGCATCCAGGAGGTGAGCCCCATACCCCTGGACGCGCACCTGATGATCGCTGACGCAGACCGGTGGGCACCGGGCTTCGCCGACGCCGGCCTGGCGTCCGTCACATTCCACGCGGAGGCGTCCATCGCGCCCGTGAAGCTGGCCCGCGAACTTCGCAGCAGGGGATCGAAAGCCGGGATGGCAATCCGGCCGGCTACCCCCGTGGAGCCCTACCTGGACATGCTGTCCGAGCTGGACATGCTGCTCATCATGACGGTGGAGCCCGGATTCGGCGGCCAGGCATTCCTGGACCTCACCCTGCCCAAGATCCGGCGCGCCAGGGCTGCCATTGACGGTTCAGGAATCGGCGTGGCCATCCAGGTTGACGGCGGGATCACGGAGGAGACAATCGTCCGGGCCGCGGAAGCAGGCGCCAACGTGTTTGTTGCCGGCTCCGCCGTCTACGGCGCCGAAGACCCCGCCGCGGCCATCGAGCGCCTGCGCCGGGAGGCCAACAGGACGTTACCCGCGGTGACGGGGGAATAG
- the ribD gene encoding bifunctional diaminohydroxyphosphoribosylaminopyrimidine deaminase/5-amino-6-(5-phosphoribosylamino)uracil reductase RibD: protein MTAGNPATADAITGPHSSHPLQHADGAVTAFSAAETGAMEAALEAALRGPRGANPLVGAVVVDPAGRHLVTGFHRGAGTAHAEADAISQATTAGLDLSGCTMVVTLEPCNHVGRTGPCAEAIIGAGITDVVYAVDDPHDPAAGGAATLRAAGVRVRSGLGAAESLDLNRQWFEAVMAKRPFVTLHIAQTLDSRIAAEDGTSQWISSPESLADNHAIRSRIDAILVGTQTVLVDDPRLTARNESGALAASQPVRAVMGLRDVPAGAAVRGTDGLVAHLRTRDPREALAMLYRSGTRHVMVEGGSRILSAFLSAGLVDELIVYQAPTLLGSGTPALGSLGITTLADAQQWDWDGSDGGAVRKLGRDLRLHLRPQRTVALEPQPTRDSAEPAQGGY from the coding sequence ATGACGGCGGGCAATCCGGCCACGGCCGACGCAATCACCGGGCCGCACTCCAGCCACCCGCTGCAGCACGCTGACGGGGCAGTTACTGCCTTCAGTGCTGCCGAGACCGGAGCCATGGAAGCAGCCCTCGAAGCAGCCCTGCGGGGCCCGCGGGGGGCAAACCCCTTGGTGGGCGCCGTCGTCGTGGATCCTGCAGGCCGCCACCTGGTCACCGGTTTCCACCGCGGCGCCGGCACCGCGCACGCAGAGGCGGACGCGATCAGCCAGGCCACAACCGCGGGCCTGGATCTCTCGGGCTGCACCATGGTGGTTACCCTGGAGCCCTGCAACCACGTGGGGCGCACAGGCCCTTGCGCCGAGGCCATCATTGGCGCCGGAATAACGGACGTGGTGTACGCGGTGGATGATCCGCACGACCCGGCAGCAGGCGGAGCCGCAACGCTGCGTGCCGCGGGCGTCCGGGTCCGCAGCGGGCTCGGGGCTGCGGAGTCCCTGGACCTGAACCGCCAATGGTTTGAGGCTGTGATGGCGAAACGGCCCTTCGTCACCCTCCACATCGCCCAGACGCTGGACAGCCGCATCGCGGCCGAGGACGGCACCAGCCAATGGATTTCCAGCCCGGAATCCCTGGCGGACAACCACGCCATCCGCAGCCGGATCGATGCCATCCTGGTGGGCACCCAGACCGTCCTGGTGGATGACCCGCGGCTCACCGCCCGGAACGAATCGGGAGCACTGGCAGCGAGCCAGCCGGTGCGGGCCGTCATGGGGCTGCGCGACGTCCCCGCCGGCGCCGCCGTGCGCGGAACAGACGGACTGGTGGCGCACCTCCGCACCCGGGACCCGCGCGAGGCGCTGGCCATGCTGTACCGATCCGGGACCCGCCACGTCATGGTGGAGGGAGGCTCGCGCATCCTGAGCGCGTTCCTCTCTGCCGGGCTGGTCGATGAACTCATCGTGTATCAGGCGCCCACCCTGCTGGGCTCCGGCACGCCGGCCCTGGGGAGCCTGGGGATCACCACCCTCGCCGACGCCCAGCAATGGGACTGGGACGGGTCCGACGGCGGTGCCGTGCGAAAGCTGGGCCGGGACCTGCGACTTCACCTTAGACCGCAACGGACCGTTGCACTGGAACCTCAACCAACCCGCGACAGCGCGGAGCCAGCCCAGGGAGGCTACTGA